A stretch of the Luteolibacter flavescens genome encodes the following:
- a CDS encoding sulfatase, producing MKRLLLALISLVPVVSSAKKPNVLLICVDDLKPTLGCYGDTLAKTPNLDRLAARGMRFDLAYCNQAVCSASRNNLMLGSRSTSLGIYDLSTNFRKAIPDAVTLSQYFMKHGYRAEAVGKILHTGHGNSDDTASWDVPTVIPKVVEYLDPKNSANGQLTREEAYFTNQKLGEIGKLPRGHAWEAVDTPDDGYSDGRTATEVIKRLQAAKERKDTPFFIGAGFVKPHLPFSAPQKYWDLHDPAKFQLATVRTQPEGAPPYAGKRGGEISNFKPVKPNGEVNDQVARKLIHGYYAATSYMDAQLGRVIDELDRLDLTKSTIVVLWSDHGWHLGDHGFWTKHTNYEQANRITMFIVAPGMKPGSTKQLAETVDIYPTLAELAGLPKPEVPQPIDGLSLVPVLRDPAVRIRDHATHAFPRGEGRIGRAIRTERYRLVEWKKPDTPSDEADFELYDYETDPGETKNLAQEKPEVVKELRAILARHPEAKPRPINRRK from the coding sequence ATGAAACGACTGCTACTCGCTCTGATCTCCCTCGTCCCCGTGGTATCGTCCGCGAAGAAGCCGAATGTGCTGCTGATCTGCGTGGATGACCTGAAGCCGACGCTCGGCTGCTATGGAGACACGCTGGCCAAGACGCCGAATCTCGACCGGCTCGCCGCGCGCGGCATGCGCTTCGACCTCGCCTACTGCAACCAGGCCGTATGCTCCGCCTCGCGGAACAACCTGATGCTGGGCTCCCGCTCGACATCGCTCGGGATCTACGATCTCTCCACGAATTTCCGGAAAGCCATCCCGGACGCGGTCACGCTGTCGCAGTATTTCATGAAGCACGGCTATCGCGCGGAAGCCGTCGGCAAGATCCTACACACCGGCCACGGCAACAGCGACGATACCGCTTCCTGGGACGTGCCCACCGTGATCCCCAAGGTCGTCGAATACCTCGACCCGAAGAATTCCGCAAACGGCCAGCTTACCCGCGAAGAAGCCTACTTCACCAATCAGAAGCTCGGTGAAATCGGCAAGCTCCCCCGTGGACACGCTTGGGAAGCCGTGGACACGCCGGATGACGGCTACTCGGACGGCCGGACTGCCACCGAGGTCATCAAGCGTCTGCAGGCTGCGAAGGAGCGGAAGGACACGCCTTTCTTCATCGGTGCCGGATTTGTGAAGCCGCACCTGCCCTTCTCGGCTCCGCAGAAGTATTGGGACCTCCACGACCCCGCGAAGTTCCAGCTCGCGACCGTCCGCACGCAGCCCGAGGGAGCCCCGCCCTACGCCGGCAAGCGCGGTGGCGAGATCTCGAACTTCAAGCCCGTGAAGCCGAATGGCGAGGTGAACGACCAGGTCGCACGCAAGCTGATTCACGGTTACTACGCCGCCACCAGCTACATGGATGCCCAACTCGGCCGCGTGATCGATGAGCTGGACCGGCTCGATCTCACGAAGAGCACCATCGTCGTGCTCTGGAGCGATCACGGCTGGCACCTCGGCGATCACGGCTTCTGGACGAAGCACACGAACTACGAGCAGGCGAACCGCATCACCATGTTCATCGTCGCCCCCGGCATGAAGCCCGGCTCGACGAAGCAACTTGCCGAGACCGTGGACATCTACCCGACCCTCGCGGAGCTCGCCGGTCTGCCGAAGCCGGAAGTCCCCCAGCCAATTGATGGCCTCAGTCTTGTCCCCGTGCTGAGAGATCCCGCCGTCCGGATCCGCGATCACGCCACGCACGCATTTCCGCGGGGCGAGGGCCGCATCGGTCGCGCCATTCGCACCGAGCGCTATCGCCTGGTGGAGTGGAAGAAGCCGGACACGCCATCCGACGAGGCGGACTTCGAGCTCTACGACTATGAGACCGATCCCGGCGAAACGAAGAATCTCGCGCAGGAGAAACCTGAAGTGGTGAAGGAACTCCGCGCCATCCTCGCCCGGCATCCCGAGGCAAAGCCCCGCCCGATCAACCGTCGCAAGTAG
- a CDS encoding YkvA family protein — translation MNSALPTRYRAERWYSPDNLWRKISSCALVAGRKTVLSAITLYHCLRDKDTPAWAKGVIVGALGYLILPTDLVPDIIPGAGYGDDWAALVAALGTVAAYVKDEHKIRAAVLTEKIFGRKGH, via the coding sequence ATGAATTCAGCCCTTCCCACCCGCTATCGCGCCGAGCGTTGGTATTCGCCGGATAACCTGTGGCGGAAGATTTCGAGCTGCGCGCTCGTCGCCGGGCGGAAGACCGTCCTCTCCGCCATCACCCTCTACCACTGCCTGCGCGACAAGGACACGCCGGCTTGGGCGAAGGGCGTCATCGTCGGCGCACTGGGCTACCTCATTCTCCCGACGGACCTCGTCCCGGACATCATCCCCGGGGCGGGCTATGGAGACGATTGGGCCGCTCTGGTGGCCGCTCTGGGCACGGTGGCAGCCTACGTGAAAGACGAGCACAAGATTCGCGCCGCGGTGCTGACGGAGAAGATTTTCGGGCGAAAAGGGCACTGA